Proteins co-encoded in one Parascardovia denticolens DSM 10105 = JCM 12538 genomic window:
- a CDS encoding FHA domain-containing protein produces MIKKWRSPVRTLRVTLTGREAFDYEMAEWLRQRPSPLLPDFTYRLKGDSAVLFYDLTGSMKLPSFLKARISLAQYSQIITSIADVTDACTAASVPAECIVWDRKRIFVRPSLSAILYIVLPIRNMAPPKTSANTLMMFLSDPRKVHFPSQGLEGARSDYAGVKQAGLRQDQASASLGVVRDYVRRHPIFSSITMRDWMLQKGVIDRDFAPAPSTSAPSAFPSQPGTAPMAPTPPAATSVTSPTPATPLTSATGNGPTWGRTLPARPTRGIQQSWDPVQAVFSGRAGQTGQISQAHQAGSGAPVVPSPLSSNRFGASLSDASVQAGSPAAVSFFVTRLRDDKTVHLSQKRASIGRSATADIHMGGDPSISRVHAFLEYKGDSMFDLVDNHAPNGTFVNGSRLPSGGRAVLKSGDVFSLSDVEFQIMVAVD; encoded by the coding sequence ATGATCAAAAAGTGGCGGTCCCCTGTCCGCACCCTGCGTGTCACCCTCACCGGGCGGGAGGCCTTCGATTATGAGATGGCAGAATGGCTCCGTCAGCGTCCGTCCCCCCTCCTGCCCGACTTCACCTATCGGCTGAAAGGCGATTCGGCCGTCCTTTTTTACGACCTGACGGGAAGCATGAAACTGCCTTCCTTCCTCAAAGCCAGGATTTCCCTGGCCCAGTACAGCCAGATCATCACCTCCATCGCCGACGTCACCGATGCCTGCACTGCGGCTTCGGTCCCCGCCGAATGCATCGTCTGGGACAGGAAGCGCATCTTCGTGCGTCCCAGCCTGTCCGCCATCCTTTACATCGTTCTGCCCATCAGGAACATGGCCCCGCCCAAGACCAGCGCCAACACCCTGATGATGTTCCTGAGCGACCCCAGGAAAGTCCACTTCCCCTCCCAGGGATTGGAAGGGGCGAGGTCGGATTACGCCGGAGTAAAGCAGGCCGGGCTGCGGCAGGACCAGGCTTCGGCCAGCCTGGGGGTCGTGCGGGATTACGTCCGTCGGCATCCGATCTTCTCTTCCATCACCATGCGGGATTGGATGCTCCAGAAAGGCGTGATCGACCGCGATTTCGCGCCGGCTCCTTCAACGTCCGCCCCTTCCGCTTTCCCCTCTCAGCCAGGAACGGCTCCGATGGCCCCGACGCCGCCGGCGGCGACCTCTGTAACTTCGCCGACCCCGGCGACTCCTTTGACGTCGGCGACCGGAAACGGACCGACCTGGGGCAGGACACTTCCCGCCCGACCGACCAGGGGGATTCAGCAAAGCTGGGACCCGGTCCAGGCCGTTTTCTCCGGACGAGCAGGACAGACCGGACAAATAAGCCAGGCTCACCAGGCTGGCTCAGGCGCCCCTGTCGTTCCTTCCCCTCTTTCCTCGAACCGATTCGGGGCCAGCCTGTCCGACGCATCCGTCCAGGCTGGGTCCCCCGCTGCCGTCTCCTTCTTCGTGACCCGGCTGCGTGATGACAAAACCGTGCATCTGTCCCAGAAGAGGGCCAGCATCGGTCGCTCGGCGACGGCCGACATCCACATGGGCGGGGACCCGTCCATCAGCCGCGTCCACGCCTTCCTCGAATACAAAGGAGACAGCATGTTCGACCTGGTGGACAACCATGCCCCCAACGGGACCTTCGTCAACGGGTCCCGCCTTCCTTCCGGGGGACGGGCCGTCTTGAAAAGCGGGGACGTCTTCTCCCTGTCGGA